The Psychrobacter sp. 28M-43 genome segment GCGTAATAGTGATGTACGTATCAAGGTCGCGCTGAGCGAAGACGATGTTAATGTACCGAGCGCCACCAATATTTGGCCAAATGCCAACTGGTATGAGCGTGAAGTGTGGGACATGTTTGGTATTGTCTTTACAGGTCATCCGCATTTGACCCGTATTTTATTACCGAAATACTGGGAAGGTCATCCACTGCGTAAAGAGTACCATGCACGCGCGACTGAATTTACCCCGTACTTCTTGAACACCGCTAAGCAGCAATACGAGCAAGAGAATCTGCGTTTTGTCCCAGAAGAATGGGGTATGAAGCGTTCGGGTCGTGATGAAGACTTTATGTTCTTGAACATCGGTCCTAACCATCCCTCTGCTCACGGTGCATTCCGTTTGGTATTACAGCTAGATGGTGAAGAAGTCGTCGATTGTATTCCTGATATTGGCTATCACCATCGCGGCGCAGAAAAGATGGCTGAGCGTCAAACTTGGCACTCATTTATTCCTTATACCGACCGTATTGATTATCTCGGCGGTGTAATGAATGAGCTGCCGTACATCATGTCGGTCGAAAAGTTGGCTGGAATTACCATTCCACCGCGCGCTGAAACTATCCGCGTAATGATGAGTGAGTTCTTCCGTATTACCAATAACTTGCTATTCGTCGGTACGTTTATTCAGGATGCGGGCGGTATGACCCCTGTATTCTATATGTTTACCGATCGCCAAAAAGCCTATGACGTCATCGAAGCCGTGACTGGCTATCGTATGCATCCTGCTTGGTTCCGTATCGGCGGTACTGCTGCTGATCTGCCACGTGGCTGGCAGCGTTTGGTTCGTGAGTTCTTAGATTGGATGCCAAAACGCTTGGACGAATATGTCAAAGCGGCATTGCAAAACAGCGTACTCAAAGGCCGTACCCAAGGGGTTGCTCAGTACAATGCTAAGCAAGCACTTGCTTGGGGTGTCACTGGTGCAGGTCTGCGCGCGACAGGCGTTGATTTCGACCTACGTAAAGCACGTCCATACATGGGCTATGAGAATTACGATTTTGAAGTGCCAGTCGGTTACAACGGTGATGCTTATGACCGCTGTATGGTAAAAGTCGAAGAGATGCGTCAGTCATTGCGTATCATCCGCCAGTGCATGGACAATATGCCACAAGGCCCTTACAAAGCGGATCATCCACTGGCCGTACCACCGCCGAAAGACCGTACATTGAATGATATCGAAACGCTTATTAATCACTTTATCTCAGTATCTTGGGGTCCTGTGATGCCAGCGGGCGAATGTACGACGATCGTTGAGGCGACTAAAGGTCTGAACAGTTATTACATTACCTCAGACAAGGCCACGATGAGCTATCGTACCCGTATTCGTACGCCGACATTTGCGCATTTGCAGCAGATGCCATCGGTCATCAATGGTTCGCTGGTTTCTGACGCCATTATGTACCTAGCATCGATTGATATTGTGATGGCGGATTGTGATCGTTAGAGCCGCTGCTGCAAAAGTATTTGTTCATCAATATATTATTGCCTGATGGCACACCAAAATGCTGTCATTCGCCAATATAACCACAGTTTTAATCAGACTGATATTGGCTTGTGATAGAGCAGGATGAGTGAGGAAAAACAGAAGATTATGAAAATTGTTTCCGACAAAATGCCAAAAGTAGATGTGGAAAGCATTCTCACTAGTGATGAAATCGCTGCCATTCATGAGTTTATGCACCATTACCCACAGGCGCGTGCCGCCTCGCTAGATGCACTAAAAATTGTGCAAAAGCGCAACGGCTGGGTCGATGATGCGCAAGCAAATGCCATTGCCAATATCCTAGATATCCCGATGTCAGACATGGACGGGGTTGCGACTTTCTTTAACCGTATTTATCGCCAGCCTGTCGGTCGCCATGTGATTCTCATATGTGACTCTGTGGCTTGTTATTTGACAGGTTATGAAGCGCTGTCAGCTGAGATCAGATCACAGCTGGGTATTGAGTATGGTCAGACAACTGCTGATGGACGTTTTACCCTATTGCCAATTTGCTGCTTGGGCAACTGTGATAAGGGACCAGCGGTACTGATTGATGAAGACACTTACGGCCCTGTCCAGCCATCTGAGGTCGCGCAATTATTGGAGCTATACGCATGAGTTTAACGATTTCAGAGCAAATTGCTCGTCGCGGTCAAGGCCAAGCGCCAAGCCAGCTAAATGCACAGCGTGTTCCAATCTATGGTGATAAAGCGACAGCCACTAGCGAAACCAAGCCTTTGACGTGGCGTTTGGCGCATCATGATGCGGTGCTTGATTTAGCCACTTATGAATCTCTAAAAGGCTTTACGGGTCTAAAAGAAGCGTTATCTAAGTCGCCTAAAGACGTTGGCAATATGATTAAAGCGGCCAATGTTCGAGGTCGCGGCGGTGCAGGTTTTAATGCTGGTCTTAAATGGTCATTTATGTCGCCGCCGGATGGTTTGCCGCGTTATCTCATCTGTAATGCTGATGAAATGGAGCCGGGCACGTTTAAAGACCGTTTGCTCATGGAGCGTCTACCGTTTCAGCTTATCGAAGGTATGCTAATTACCGCTCATGCGATTGGCGCCACTGACGGTTATATCTTTATCCGTGGTGAGTATATCTTGGCCGCTGAGCGTTTAGTCGCTGCTATCGAAGAGTGCTTGGCCAACAATCTAATGGGCGACAATATTTTAGGCTCAGATTTTAGTTTTAATCTGCATGTGCATACGGGCGCTGGACGTTATATCTGCGGTGAAGAAACAGCGTTGATTAACTGTCTAGAAGGCCGCCGTGCTAACCCACGTACCAAGCCGCCGTTTCCACAAATCTCTGGTGCATGGGGTCGTCCAACCGTTGTCAATAACGTTGAAACTCTGTGTAATATGCCAGCGATTTTGAATCATGGCGTTGAATGGTATCAGTCGTTATCTGAAATTAAAGGCAAAAGTAAAACGCCAGGCACCAAACTATTCGGCTGCTCAGGTTTAGTTAATGATCCAGGCCTTTGGGAATTACCGTTTGGTTATACAGCTCGCGAAATCATTGAAGATTTAGCGGGTGGTATGAAAGATGGTAAAACGCTCAAAGCATGGTTACCGGGCGGCGCATCGACTGACTTTTTAACCGCAGAGCATTTAGATGTGGTAGTAGATTTTGACACCATTCAAAACGCTGGTAGCCGTATGGGTACTGGTCTGATTATGGTTGTCGATGAATCACAAGACATGGTGCCATTACTGCGCAACCTTGAGATTTTCTTTCAGCGCGAGTCGTGCGGTTGGTGTACACCATGCCGTGATGGTCTGCCATGGGGCGTTAAACTGCTTACCGCCATCAATGATGGTGAAGGGCAAGTGGGCGATGTCGAAAAACTAGAAGGCCTGACACGTGACTTATGGATTGGTAAAACATTCTGTGCGCATGCTCCAGGTGCGATGGAACCACTAATGAGTGCGATTAAATATTTCCGTCCAGAGTTTGATCAAAAAATCGCGCAGGCGGTTGGTGTCGATGTTATTGATGCTGCAGCCAACCAACAGCCAGTAGTGAAATAAGGAGAGCGGCATGGCAGTCATACATATTGATGGAACCACTGTCGAAGTAGATAGCGCAGATAACTTGCTACAAGCCTGCTTATCACTCGGCATTGATGTGCCGTATTTTTGTTATCATCCAGCCCTTGGCTCAGTAGGCTCGTGCCGTCAGTGCGCGGTCAAGCAATTCCAAAATAAAGAAGATATGGAAGCAGGTCGCGGTCGTCTAGTCATGTCATGTATGGTCGCTCCTGGCGACGACATGTACATCTCGGTCACTGACGATGAAGCCAAAGCATTCCGCAAGTCGATGGTTGAGCTACTCATGACCAACCATCCACATGACTGTCCAACTTGTGAAGAAGGTGGACATTGTCATTTGCAGGATATGACCTATATGTCAGGTCACAGCCGTCGTCGCTATCGCTTTACCAAACGCACACATCATAACCAAGAGCTTGGCCCATTCATCGCGCATGAGATGAACCGCTGTATCGCTTGCTATCGCTGTGTACGTTTTTATAAAGACTATGCGGGTGGTGAAGATTTGGGCGTTTATGGCTCAAATAATCGTGTTTACTTTGGCCGTGATAAAGATGGTCAGTTTGAAAGCGAGTTTTCAGGCAACTTGACGGAAGTCTGTCCAACGGGTGTGTTTACTGATAAAACCCATTCCGAGCGCTACAACCGTAAATGGGACATGCAGTATGCGCCAAGCATCTGTCATGGTTGTTCAGCTGGTTGTAATATCTCACCGGGCGAGCGTTATGGTGAATTGCGCCGTATCGAAAACCGCTATAATGGCGAAGTAAACCGCTATTTCTTATGTGACCGTGGTCGCTTTGGTTATGGCTATGTCAATCGTGATGATCGTCCAACGCAAGCGCTTGAACGTATCAATGATAAGCATGTCAAAATCAATATTGACTACGCATTAGATGAAACCATCAAACGTATCAAAGATAAAAAAGTC includes the following:
- the nuoC gene encoding NADH-quinone oxidoreductase subunit C/D — translated: MVTVVENIDPKIKPVPAVITELEQKYAGKFVVQQTVDEIPTVWVARADLLDILLFLRKLPKPYVMLFDLSAIDERLRQHRAGLPDSDFTVFYHLMSLERNSDVRIKVALSEDDVNVPSATNIWPNANWYEREVWDMFGIVFTGHPHLTRILLPKYWEGHPLRKEYHARATEFTPYFLNTAKQQYEQENLRFVPEEWGMKRSGRDEDFMFLNIGPNHPSAHGAFRLVLQLDGEEVVDCIPDIGYHHRGAEKMAERQTWHSFIPYTDRIDYLGGVMNELPYIMSVEKLAGITIPPRAETIRVMMSEFFRITNNLLFVGTFIQDAGGMTPVFYMFTDRQKAYDVIEAVTGYRMHPAWFRIGGTAADLPRGWQRLVREFLDWMPKRLDEYVKAALQNSVLKGRTQGVAQYNAKQALAWGVTGAGLRATGVDFDLRKARPYMGYENYDFEVPVGYNGDAYDRCMVKVEEMRQSLRIIRQCMDNMPQGPYKADHPLAVPPPKDRTLNDIETLINHFISVSWGPVMPAGECTTIVEATKGLNSYYITSDKATMSYRTRIRTPTFAHLQQMPSVINGSLVSDAIMYLASIDIVMADCDR
- the nuoF gene encoding NADH-quinone oxidoreductase subunit NuoF codes for the protein MSLTISEQIARRGQGQAPSQLNAQRVPIYGDKATATSETKPLTWRLAHHDAVLDLATYESLKGFTGLKEALSKSPKDVGNMIKAANVRGRGGAGFNAGLKWSFMSPPDGLPRYLICNADEMEPGTFKDRLLMERLPFQLIEGMLITAHAIGATDGYIFIRGEYILAAERLVAAIEECLANNLMGDNILGSDFSFNLHVHTGAGRYICGEETALINCLEGRRANPRTKPPFPQISGAWGRPTVVNNVETLCNMPAILNHGVEWYQSLSEIKGKSKTPGTKLFGCSGLVNDPGLWELPFGYTAREIIEDLAGGMKDGKTLKAWLPGGASTDFLTAEHLDVVVDFDTIQNAGSRMGTGLIMVVDESQDMVPLLRNLEIFFQRESCGWCTPCRDGLPWGVKLLTAINDGEGQVGDVEKLEGLTRDLWIGKTFCAHAPGAMEPLMSAIKYFRPEFDQKIAQAVGVDVIDAAANQQPVVK
- the nuoE gene encoding NADH-quinone oxidoreductase subunit NuoE, which produces MKIVSDKMPKVDVESILTSDEIAAIHEFMHHYPQARAASLDALKIVQKRNGWVDDAQANAIANILDIPMSDMDGVATFFNRIYRQPVGRHVILICDSVACYLTGYEALSAEIRSQLGIEYGQTTADGRFTLLPICCLGNCDKGPAVLIDEDTYGPVQPSEVAQLLELYA